In the genome of Thermoplasma sp. Kam2015, the window AACATCATTCTAGCTTGGCATCAGATATATGAACTAAATAACACTGTTTTCGCCCTACGACTTCTTCCTATTATACCAGTATTCCTAGAGACGCAGTTTCCATTTTCCAGTCATGTCTTAAAGTTTGAAGCATTAGAAATGTCCCTCCATGCTTTCTTTAAAATAAATTATTCAAATTTAATCATATTAAAAAATTAGTATTTTATATATAGTGATTTTGCAGCAATATCAAGCTTGAGCAACATTTATCCTCTTTCCATTCCATAGAAGTTTCCCTGAATCTTTATCGAAGATCAGTATTCTGTTGTTCAATGGTATCAGCTTAACCATTTCACCTATCCTGCGTTCCTGTAGAGATGAGGTGGCCCTTACTATTCTTGTATTTGAATTTCTTAGGATATAGTATTCAAGGCGCCTTCTGCCTAGTGGCTGTATGGCTTCAAGTTCGGCAGTGAACCCTTCATTTCCTTCTCCAATATCCTCCGGTCTTATACCAACTATGACATCCACAACGTTTTCTGGGAAATCCTGCCCCACATCCAGCTGAAACTCATTGATCTTGAGTATCTTATCCTGGTTTTCATGGGTGATCACACCATCTATGAAATTGATAGGAGGATCACCAACAAAGCCAGCTATGAACGTATTGGCTGGAGAATCATAAACATCCATTGGGCTACCAACCTGTATGAGATGTCCTCTGTTAATAACGGCTACTCTGTCGGCAAGAGTCATTGCCTCTATCTGGTCATGCGTCACATAGATGGTTGTTATGCCTAGCTGTTCATGAAGTTTCTTCAGTTCTACCCTCATCGTACCGCGTAACTTGGCATCAAGGTTAGACAGCGGTTCGTCCATGAGAAATACGGCTGGTCTTCTGATTATCGCCCTTCCCAGAGCGACCCTTTGCCTCTGCCCACCTGATATCTGTCCAGGTTTCATGTTCAGAATACCCTCAATATCCAGAAGTTTCGCAACTTCCCTGACTCGTTCGTCTATCTCCTGTTTACTAATCTTCTGTATCTTGAGGGGGAATGCTATATTGTCATAAACGGTCATAAATGGATACAGGGCATAATTCTGGAAAACCATAGCCATATCACGATCTTTTGGCGGAAAATCGGTTATCTCGTATTCGTCAAGAAATATGTGGCCAGAATCTACCTTCTCAAGACCGGCTATTATCCTCAACAGAGTGGTTTTACCAGAACCACTTGGCCCGAGGATGACAAAGAATTCTCCATTGTTTATCGTCAAATTAATATCAAAGAGACCAGCATCTGGGCCATTAGGTGAACTCTTTCCAAAATCTCTGGTTATATGCTCGAGCCGTACTACGGTCATGATGATACTGTAGTCTTTACATATAATTTAAACTTTTGTGCTTTATGCCTCTATCAGTGGTAATATGCGTCAGGTAATGTCTGCAGGTCATCTCTGATCGCTCGTCAGGGGATACATATCAGCTATAGTTAGCCACTTTGAGCCCCATATCTTGAGATCATTCAGTACGGTACGCAGATCCATCCCTTTCTGTGTCAGGGAATACATAACGCGGAACGGTTGGGTGGAGATGATCCTCCTCTCTATTATCCCTTTTTGCTGCAGTCTCTTTAGCGTAGTTGAAAGCGTCTTAGGGCTCATATTCTCTGCCTTTCTCAGAATGTCGTTGAAACCAAGACTCTCTTCTGACAGGAATCTTATAACCAGCAGATCGTTTTCGTTTCCGACTTCCCTTATAGCTTCCACTATGGGGCACGTCTCTCCCTTATTCAATGTATCCACCTTTATTAACTCAAGTACAGTTACTATAGACGGAGTTATTTAAAATATATAAATATTTATTCTATATCAGCTTAAGAAAAAATAGTAGGTGAAAAAATGGAAGTAATGAAAGCATGGACAGCGGATTTAGCGCATTCTAACGTAGAGTTTGTGGTTCGGCATATGATGATATCTAGGGTAAGAGGAAGCTTTAAGAAGTACGATATAACATACAATGGGGATCCAGACAAGCTTGAATCCGGCAGAGCGACAGCCAAGATAGATGTGGCAAGTGTATTTACTGGCGATAACGGCAGGGATGAAGATCTCAGGTCATCTAACTTTTTCGAGGTATCAAAGTATCCCTTTATTACATTTGAATCCACAAAGATTGAGAAGATCTCTGATGAGAGCTATAAGGTCCATGGGAATTTGACAATAAAGGGCGTGACAAAGGAAGTTGCCTTCGATGGTGAACTCGGGGGCATTCTGAAGGATCCATACGGCAATCAGAGATTTGGTTTCTCAGCGACAGCTTCAATAAACCGCAGAGAATTTGGCCTTACATGGAACATGGTGCTCGATAACGGTGGTGTTATGGTTGGCGATACGGTCAAGATAGAAATTGCTCTGGAAATGGTAGAAGTGAATCAGAAATGATCTCAAAAATTCCTGAATACTTCTTTGAGGGTTCGTTGACATACGATGGTGCTGGTGTAAAACTCAGAAGAATGTTTGGATCTCAGAGAACGGCACAAATAACGGATCCATTTCTTCTTATGGATATATTCGGTTCAGAAAGGAGGGAGGACTATGATAATGGATTTCCATGGCATCCACATAGAGGTATTGAAACCATAACATACCAGATGGCAGGAAAGACATTACACGAAGACAGCGAAGGTCATAAGGGTATCATAGGACCAGGAGAATTCCAGTGGATGACTGCAGGAAGCGGGATATTCCACGAAGAAATGCCAAAACCAATATATTACGGTGAGGAGGCAAG includes:
- a CDS encoding ABC transporter ATP-binding protein, with product MTVVRLEHITRDFGKSSPNGPDAGLFDINLTINNGEFFVILGPSGSGKTTLLRIIAGLEKVDSGHIFLDEYEITDFPPKDRDMAMVFQNYALYPFMTVYDNIAFPLKIQKISKQEIDERVREVAKLLDIEGILNMKPGQISGGQRQRVALGRAIIRRPAVFLMDEPLSNLDAKLRGTMRVELKKLHEQLGITTIYVTHDQIEAMTLADRVAVINRGHLIQVGSPMDVYDSPANTFIAGFVGDPPINFIDGVITHENQDKILKINEFQLDVGQDFPENVVDVIVGIRPEDIGEGNEGFTAELEAIQPLGRRRLEYYILRNSNTRIVRATSSLQERRIGEMVKLIPLNNRILIFDKDSGKLLWNGKRINVAQA
- a CDS encoding helix-turn-helix domain-containing protein — protein: MNKGETCPIVEAIREVGNENDLLVIRFLSEESLGFNDILRKAENMSPKTLSTTLKRLQQKGIIERRIISTQPFRVMYSLTQKGMDLRTVLNDLKIWGSKWLTIADMYPLTSDQR
- a CDS encoding YceI family protein, which codes for MEVMKAWTADLAHSNVEFVVRHMMISRVRGSFKKYDITYNGDPDKLESGRATAKIDVASVFTGDNGRDEDLRSSNFFEVSKYPFITFESTKIEKISDESYKVHGNLTIKGVTKEVAFDGELGGILKDPYGNQRFGFSATASINRREFGLTWNMVLDNGGVMVGDTVKIEIALEMVEVNQK